In the genome of Columba livia isolate bColLiv1 breed racing homer chromosome 1, bColLiv1.pat.W.v2, whole genome shotgun sequence, the window TAGTCTGCAAGGGTTCAGTCAAGCGTTAGCTCAAACTCTCATTTATCCACTGCTGAAGTTTtccattttggaagaaaaaattccAAACTTTCAAACACACACAGCTTTCTACTTCAGTTCTAATATAAAACTAAAAGCCTGTAGAGAAGAAGCAACTGTACTTGTACTTTCAAAGCACCCATTAATCTACAGAGCAGTAAGATTTCCACAGAATCTCACTAACTAGTCTTTTAGCATCTTCTTAAGTCTAATTTCTAAACAACTACTAACACAGGAGAACACATCTATTATCCTCTTTACTGTAGCTACtccttcagcaggaaaaaaaatccttaagtATCTTTATCTCCCTTCACTCAAGCAGATGTTAGTAACTCAACTCCATATAAATTCAACTGGGtagtgggggggggggcagggcaTGGGAACACTCTACAGCTTTCTTTCCTTGCAGTTAAAAACCCCAGGGAAGCAGCTCCATGGGTTGTTTTGTTCGTCATACAACACTGGGCTCAGCAACTTTCGCAGATACCTCCCAGAAGCTGTAGCTCATGGCTACTGGCGCTCCTCTGTCATCCCTGGCACTCCAGGGTGCTAAAAGCAGCCAGCCACTCCCAGATTGTAGCCCCAGTTTGGAGTTTCTCCAAACTCTGCCAAGcttgggagctgctgcctcacagggatgaaagaaaagcaaaagaaaaaaaaaaagcatcagctACTTCAGCTATTTAAGTAATCGAAGACAGCTGACCAGCCCTGACAAACACTCACTGCCCCttccagaaaaaagaaaattccaacACTGGGTGGCAGGGGGATACAATttaacatgttatttttttaaagtctctgTTAGTAATGGAAAAACTTTCAGGAGAGGCTGTTCTGTTAGCTGTAACTTTCAGGGCAATATGCAAATGAGTTAATTGGCTATATCCCTTTCACAAGCATTGTCAATCACTTACTCTACATCTGGCCAAGTTCATCAAACCAACTAAGCATTGTCTTCAGAACACAGCTTTTGTGTGTCATGATGGAAAAATACACTGGAACTATCAGAAGGTAGATGTGCCAGTCAAACTGTGTCAGCTGTAAAACAACTGTCTGATCAGATGAGCTTCAGCCTCTTTCTTACCTTGCTTTAAGGTTTCAAACAGTGCAGTTGATAGGTATGGCTCATAGACATACAAAGCCTCTGCCTTCTCCCTTCAAGGAGCACTGAGGCTGCCCAGAGGAAAAGTTCAAGTAGAAATTCAAAAAGCTGAATGCAGACAAAGGTCACTTACCTCATCAATTAACTTCCTGGCATTTGCAGTTGTGTAGTCACCAGCAAAAAACACGACCAAACACGATTCatcactgcttttctgtctcCGCCCTCGAGTTATTGGTATTATGCTCCTCGTAGCATCGGTAGAAATTCTGACAGCTTTCAGCTCCTcagagctgggcagaggaaCATAGTCTTGTACTACAGCATCCTCAGGCAAAAGGCCCCAATTATTTTCTCCTGACACAGGGGTAAAGTCATGGATGTCGCTCCATGTGTTATTGAAGATACTTAGTCCAGCATCTTTAAATTGTAAAGCAAGCTCAGGATAATAGTACTGGAAACATCCAAATTTCATACCTGTGGAGGATTCAATAATGGGCTGGGTGGCACAGCACAAGAATACCTCCAGCTTTCTACAGTCCCGGGTGCGAAACTGTTGGCAGGCCACTATACATTTACAGTCTTTGCAGTCACGGAAAAACACGCTGCCTTTTATCGGTCCTAAAAAGATCTGACAGTTTACGCAGTCATCAATAGTGATTGTAGCAGAATGGTCGAATATGTAGATACTACAATTCTCACAGTCCTGAATGATGAATTGTTGCCCTGCTACTTTTCCAGGCAGTCGACCCACAGTTTCGTCTTTAAGTCCTGAAAAAGTGTAATCTTTGGGGTCAACCTGaaggaagacaaagaagaaaaaagaacatgaaagTCTTCACATACAGAGAACATTATAATGCAAAATGTCAGTTGACCAATATGAATTGAGGTAGCAATGCATTGTACAGGATAACCTGCCAAAAAACTCTTCAAAGAGTGATGAAAGATCAGAAGAAGCTCTTTTAGCTAAAGTACTGGAAAGCACAGTATTAAGGTACAACAATAAATTGAAACTACACTTCTGAGATgctccaggaaaaaaaccctgactCAGTTTGCCCtctaataaagaaaaagggcaGAGGCAAGTAGTTTTCTGTGTGGACTCTAAACTGTTTCAACAAGGATAATGGTCCCGAGTACTATTGTAATAACTGTAATAAATCAATTGGCCAACATACTTAAAGATTCATAAAGCCAGAGATACAAAGTATTTCCTTTTCAACTAGCTGCCTTGGTCTTATTTTACCACACCTCAATACATTGCAAGGAAACCTTGCTGCTTTCAAGCACTTTCTCCTTTATATTGTTTGCAAACCACAAAGTACTCGCTTATCTGTGCCACAGCATTATCTCCTGCCAACAACTACCATATTTTTGTCAGCTATGTGATTGCTTTAGCTACGACCAACAAGCAAACATGGGCAGTGCTGGTGCATGGAGCACATTTACAGGTCTCTCCACCATCCCCGCACTGGGGTGGGATGCTGGAGAGCGGCTGTGGCTTTCCCTGGGACTCTCCATTGGGAAGAAGCAACTGAagagccacacagcacccaGAATGGTACGTGATACAAGTGGACAGCATGAATAATACAGCCCATGCTGTCATAACCGAAGGAATCTGAGCTAGCTCATTTCTAGATATATACAAGTCTCAAGACAATGACAATTCCCAGAGTAAATTCTACTCTGCCCTCTTGTGAAAGCTTATTAAAATAGCACCTAGTAGTATAGAAGTACCTGAATTAGTCTAACACATGACCACTTCACAGACTTGCTATTTAATTATCAGACCAAGGGCCTCAAAGTTTGCTGCACCATAATCAGTGTTAATGCATTACAACAGTTTCTGTACAGCTCAATTTATAAGAAactccctctcctcttcctcagcatTTCAAACATTTGCAGGCGATTGAGAGACCAGAAAAGGCATAAACTAGGATGGGCGAGTGCCAGACACTCACTAAACCAGCTCCCTAGAGAGCTTTTTGTCCAGAACAGCTAATGGAAGCTGAGTCACTATCAAGTGATAAAATGTACTCCTTTATACACACCATGTTTGACCTTTGGACAGGGAAGGAGGTTTGCAGCTGATGAATCTTCCAAATAAAACGCAAGTTGAGACAATGAAGATAGTTTCCTAGAAATCTCCCATCAATCATACTTAATACCACTAATGCACATCCAGGAATGTTAGATGGAAGAGTTATTAATAAAACTGGGAGGCTCATTTGATTAGGAACATGGCACAGAGACTCATCCACACCGTATGATTAGGATTCAAACCCTCTAAGGTCTTAAGTCTCTTGTAATTTTACATATGCAACCCATATACAAGATATTTATTCTCTCATACTTGAGAATATAGGTGTCAAAATTGCTTTTGGACACCTTCTTCCCAGGCATCTACTACAacatttatgtgtgtgtatatatatatatgggagACAGCCTTGCTGCCTTCAAAACTGGGTATACAGGAACAAGTTACTTCTGTTAGGAAGGAGAAGTTCCTAAGTTCAAAGTTTCTGGAACTTACAGCTTTTTGAAAATTGGCACCTGTGCCCTTCTAAATTCCTCTGCTCTAAAAAGCCTTTGATGCAGCACTAGTTCTTCCAACGAGGCACCCTTTACAGAGATGTGTGAAACCTCACCTTATTTAGGTCTGTGTGAAAAACATTGGTCAGTCAGCTAGCCCACAGTTTACAGACTGTTTCAAATGAGAGTGCTTGAAGAAGAGTAGTAGCTGAATTTCATGATAAAAAGTCAGCTTATTACCAGTTTCAGGCcctcaattttattttcctgttctgaATTAAAGAGTTCTGCCCTGACACAACTCTTACTTCTCAGTTTGTTCACCTCACTAGGGAGTTTGCCAATTTCCTTcaattttgctttgcctttttccttttaaag includes:
- the RP2 gene encoding protein XRP2 isoform X1 encodes the protein MGCFFSRRRKPAQGGQQQQAGAGQDAAAAEEKAPQYSWDQRAKVDPKDYTFSGLKDETVGRLPGKVAGQQFIIQDCENCSIYIFDHSATITIDDCVNCQIFLGPIKGSVFFRDCKDCKCIVACQQFRTRDCRKLEVFLCCATQPIIESSTGMKFGCFQYYYPELALQFKDAGLSIFNNTWSDIHDFTPVSGENNWGLLPEDAVVQDYVPLPSSEELKAVRISTDATRSIIPITRGRRQKSSDESCLVVFFAGDYTTANARKLIDEMTGKGFQLVQTKEVSMKAEEAHRVFQQHAPEFIPLLEEGPVVALEFNGDGAVEGCQSTINDVFSGTKVFVSESKASASQDVENFYNFADMQMGM
- the RP2 gene encoding protein XRP2 isoform X2, which produces MFLQVDPKDYTFSGLKDETVGRLPGKVAGQQFIIQDCENCSIYIFDHSATITIDDCVNCQIFLGPIKGSVFFRDCKDCKCIVACQQFRTRDCRKLEVFLCCATQPIIESSTGMKFGCFQYYYPELALQFKDAGLSIFNNTWSDIHDFTPVSGENNWGLLPEDAVVQDYVPLPSSEELKAVRISTDATRSIIPITRGRRQKSSDESCLVVFFAGDYTTANARKLIDEMTGKGFQLVQTKEVSMKAEEAHRVFQQHAPEFIPLLEEGPVVALEFNGDGAVEGCQSTINDVFSGTKVFVSESKASASQDVENFYNFADMQMGM